In one window of Haloimpatiens sp. FM7315 DNA:
- a CDS encoding P1 family peptidase yields MKKRIRDYGVKIGSLKTGKNNLITDVLGVKVGNLTLKMGDINTGVTAIVPHDENIFKDKLIAASHVINGFGKSVGTIQIEELGTLETPILLTNTLNVGKVSDALIEYMLRKNEDIGITTGTVNPVVFECNDGYLNRIRERKIGFKEVENCIKNAKSIFEEGAVGAGTGMSLYGFKGGIGSSSRVIELNEKEYNLGTLVLTNFGLQKDLVINGINIGRDISKDKLEESLDKGSCIIIIATDIPMSYRQLKRISKRASVGMARTGSYIGNGSGEIVIAFSTANKIRHYEKEDFLNIKIINENKIDRVFRAVAESVEESILNALVRAETLVGRDGNIRYGFIETLNSLNLNIKSE; encoded by the coding sequence AGGAAGCTTAAAAACTGGGAAAAATAATTTGATAACAGATGTGTTAGGAGTAAAAGTTGGAAATTTAACGTTGAAAATGGGAGATATAAACACAGGAGTAACAGCTATAGTACCTCATGATGAAAACATTTTTAAAGATAAGCTTATAGCAGCTAGTCACGTAATAAATGGCTTTGGTAAAAGTGTAGGGACAATTCAAATAGAGGAGCTTGGTACTCTAGAAACTCCTATATTGCTTACAAATACTTTAAATGTAGGTAAGGTAAGTGATGCTTTAATTGAGTATATGTTAAGAAAGAATGAAGATATAGGAATCACAACGGGAACGGTTAATCCTGTGGTGTTTGAATGTAATGACGGATATTTAAATAGAATAAGAGAAAGAAAAATAGGTTTTAAAGAGGTTGAAAATTGCATAAAAAATGCTAAAAGTATATTTGAAGAAGGAGCAGTAGGTGCAGGAACAGGTATGAGTTTGTATGGCTTTAAGGGTGGTATTGGGTCTTCGTCAAGAGTAATTGAGCTAAATGAAAAAGAGTATAATTTAGGAACATTAGTATTAACTAATTTTGGCTTACAAAAGGATTTGGTTATAAATGGAATCAACATAGGAAGGGATATTTCTAAGGATAAATTAGAGGAAAGTTTGGATAAAGGTTCTTGCATAATTATTATAGCTACTGATATTCCTATGAGTTATAGGCAGTTAAAGAGGATTAGCAAAAGGGCATCAGTTGGAATGGCAAGAACAGGATCTTATATTGGTAACGGAAGTGGAGAAATAGTAATAGCTTTTAGTACCGCAAACAAAATAAGACATTATGAAAAAGAGGATTTTTTAAACATTAAAATTATTAATGAAAATAAAATAGATAGGGTTTTTAGAGCTGTAGCGGAATCAGTAGAGGAGTCAATTTTAAATGCACTTGTAAGGGCGGAAACACTTGTTGGTAGAGATGGCAATATTAGATATGGTTTTATAGAAACTTTAAATAGTTTAAATTTAAATATTAAAAGTGAATAA